In the Candidatus Saccharimonas aalborgensis genome, one interval contains:
- a CDS encoding ferric reductase-like transmembrane domain-containing protein — translation MKEHSKRAALYAAISISLVPCFGLLTFPSVVSPPSLALYASAILGYIGLVLLLWMYVLGTKSVMGLWFTDLAPVLSIHKWIGKYGVVLIAIHPLLITYSYGESLLYSFIPKLDTVAERHILLGQIAFWLLIIIWISSAVIRDKLSWRTWKYFHFVTYVCLPFALLHVLDLGSQEQTHVLIKAYLLLLGLVLLTFSLLRMRSFLNLDRTRYIVVSQAKLTESDYSLLLRPLTSHHLTPKQGQYVYIKLGYLSEDHPFSVVRYDQATDEMVLAYRVFGMYTKELKKLQANSTVFLSGPYGSFMEELVSDGTTPVVYLAGGIGITPFASHHAARNYPRTVAFCRQSQSLFSCSDTDT, via the coding sequence ATGAAAGAACACAGTAAACGTGCTGCACTATATGCGGCTATCTCAATTTCACTCGTGCCCTGTTTTGGGCTTCTCACATTTCCCAGCGTAGTTTCACCTCCCTCCCTGGCACTCTATGCATCAGCAATCCTCGGGTATATCGGACTCGTCTTATTGCTGTGGATGTATGTTTTGGGTACAAAAAGCGTGATGGGGCTCTGGTTTACTGACTTGGCACCAGTACTATCAATTCACAAGTGGATCGGTAAGTACGGCGTTGTGCTAATTGCTATTCACCCCTTACTGATTACCTATAGTTACGGAGAGTCGCTGCTCTATTCGTTTATCCCAAAGCTTGACACGGTCGCTGAACGACATATTTTGCTAGGACAAATTGCATTTTGGCTTCTCATCATCATTTGGATTAGTTCAGCAGTTATCCGGGACAAACTATCATGGCGTACCTGGAAATATTTCCATTTTGTCACCTATGTGTGTCTTCCCTTTGCCCTGCTTCATGTGCTTGACTTGGGTTCTCAAGAGCAAACACACGTTCTTATCAAGGCCTATCTCCTCTTGTTGGGACTTGTCCTTCTCACCTTTTCACTCCTGAGGATGCGGTCATTTCTTAACCTTGACCGGACTCGTTATATCGTAGTCAGTCAGGCAAAATTAACAGAATCTGACTACTCTCTTCTGCTACGTCCCCTCACTTCTCACCATCTGACTCCAAAGCAAGGTCAATATGTGTATATAAAGCTGGGGTATCTCAGCGAAGATCACCCCTTTAGTGTTGTTCGGTATGACCAGGCAACGGACGAGATGGTGCTCGCCTACCGTGTCTTTGGCATGTACACAAAGGAACTAAAAAAGCTGCAAGCCAATTCGACCGTATTCCTGAGCGGACCCTATGGCAGCTTTATGGAAGAACTGGTCTCCGATGGTACTACGCCTGTCGTGTACCTCGCGGGTGGAATCGGCATTACCCCCTTTGCCTCGCATCATGCAGCAAGGAACTATCCGCGAACAGTGGCTTTTTGCCGCCAATCGCAGTCGCTCTTCAGCTGTTCTGATACCGACACTTAA
- a CDS encoding ferredoxin reductase domain-containing protein, translated as MQQGTIREQWLFAANRSRSSAVLIPTLKSALGDRCICVYNREDGSLGEGEEAGYITAELLKKYLIDPTRFHYYLCGPPGMIAAMRSNLAALTVPKHAIHSEKFEW; from the coding sequence ATGCAGCAAGGAACTATCCGCGAACAGTGGCTTTTTGCCGCCAATCGCAGTCGCTCTTCAGCTGTTCTGATACCGACACTTAAGTCTGCTCTCGGCGACAGGTGTATTTGTGTTTATAACCGCGAAGACGGCTCACTCGGCGAAGGAGAGGAAGCCGGCTATATTACCGCTGAGCTCCTCAAAAAATACCTGATTGACCCGACGCGTTTCCATTATTATCTCTGTGGCCCCCCTGGTATGATAGCTGCGATGCGCAGTAACCTCGCGGCGCTTACTGTACCCAAACATGCCATCCACTCAGAGAAATTCGAATGGTAA
- a CDS encoding FAD:protein FMN transferase: MREGAINKLYEFDAIGTHWWLEILSDQEFSQELRADLDDIVNQFDKRYSRFRDDSLVAELLRTGKVINPPTEMVKMMEFAREMYHASDGVFDITIGNTLHRLGYGKRKAARQLHVRDFWRDVAVSDNEIVLPEPVMLDFGGFGKGWLIDVLSQHLRDFGIDAFIVNGGGDLYCQSETPIEFALEHPTDSTKKIGQTQITSGALAASNTLKRVWQDGNQTKHHIIDPRRDDSSDSDVVATYVRATTACIADTMATVLILRPDLERVLQKQYGLQTILVRNK; encoded by the coding sequence GTGAGGGAGGGCGCCATAAATAAACTCTATGAGTTTGATGCAATCGGCACGCACTGGTGGCTTGAGATACTGAGTGATCAGGAGTTTAGTCAAGAACTAAGAGCTGATCTCGACGACATTGTCAACCAGTTTGACAAACGGTACTCACGCTTTCGTGATGATTCTTTAGTAGCTGAATTACTAAGGACAGGAAAAGTGATCAATCCACCAACTGAAATGGTGAAGATGATGGAGTTTGCAAGAGAGATGTACCATGCATCGGACGGCGTGTTTGATATCACGATAGGCAACACGCTCCATCGTCTCGGCTACGGCAAGCGGAAGGCTGCGCGGCAACTTCACGTGCGAGACTTCTGGCGTGATGTTGCCGTTTCGGATAATGAAATTGTCTTGCCAGAACCCGTCATGCTTGATTTTGGAGGGTTTGGTAAAGGTTGGCTTATCGACGTCTTGTCGCAGCATTTGCGCGACTTTGGTATCGATGCGTTTATTGTCAATGGCGGCGGTGACCTCTACTGCCAGTCAGAAACACCGATTGAGTTCGCGCTGGAGCATCCCACCGACTCCACCAAAAAAATTGGCCAAACACAGATTACATCAGGAGCACTGGCGGCGAGTAATACCCTCAAGCGCGTTTGGCAAGATGGCAATCAGACCAAGCATCATATTATCGATCCCCGTCGTGATGATTCAAGCGATAGCGATGTTGTCGCGACATATGTGCGAGCCACTACGGCGTGTATTGCTGATACGATGGCAACTGTCCTAATTCTTCGTCCAGATCTTGAACGCGTGCTGCAAAAACAATATGGCCTCCAGACTATACTGGTACGCAATAAATAA